One segment of Stappia sp. 28M-7 DNA contains the following:
- a CDS encoding ArsC family reductase, translated as MAAMLYGIPNCDTVKKARRFLDENGVAYTFHDYKKAGVDEGLLRSFFEAFGWEAVVNTRGTTWRKLPDETKAKAAGEAGALTVLMENPSAIKRPIYHDGDRWLIGFDPASWSTLR; from the coding sequence ATGGCCGCCATGCTCTACGGTATACCGAATTGCGACACGGTGAAGAAGGCTCGCCGTTTCCTCGACGAAAACGGCGTCGCCTACACCTTTCACGACTACAAGAAGGCCGGCGTCGACGAAGGCCTGTTGCGGTCCTTCTTCGAGGCTTTCGGATGGGAGGCCGTGGTCAACACGCGCGGCACCACCTGGCGCAAGCTGCCGGACGAAACGAAAGCCAAGGCGGCCGGTGAGGCCGGAGCGCTCACCGTGCTCATGGAGAACCCGTCAGCGATCAAGCGGCCGATCTATCACGATGGCGACCGCTGGCTGATCGGGTTCGATCCGGCGTCCTGGTCAACGCTGCGCTGA
- the argE gene encoding acetylornithine deacetylase → MSQQYSSQEMLARLVAFPTVSSNSNLDLIDFVETYLAGHGIASQRVPDATGAKAALHAVIGPQKDGGVALSAHTDVVPVEGQAWSSDPFVLREADGRLYGRGTCDMKGFAAVALAAVPQMVAAPLTRPIHIALSYDEELGCIGAPPMIDSMLRSGPKPSMVVVGEPSNMRVITAHKGTAVIRVTVRGHSVHSSQWDRGVSAIANAARIISWLDDRTRENQRAADPALAMDPPFTTLHCGVIEGGTAANIVSRSCSFFCDIRTVPGDTLEAWLERLDGFIRTQIEPGMHAIHPDTGVSVEKIAYAPALSEEQDGPAEALARRLTGDNSRQMVVYGTEAGQFQERGISAVVCGPGSIDQAHQPDEFIEKAEIAAADRFVSRLIADMCR, encoded by the coding sequence ATGTCGCAACAGTATTCTTCCCAGGAAATGCTTGCTCGTCTCGTCGCCTTTCCGACGGTCTCTTCCAACAGCAACCTCGATCTCATCGACTTCGTCGAAACCTATCTCGCCGGACATGGCATCGCATCGCAACGCGTGCCCGACGCCACCGGCGCCAAGGCCGCGCTTCATGCGGTGATCGGCCCGCAGAAGGACGGCGGCGTCGCCCTGTCGGCACATACCGACGTCGTGCCCGTCGAGGGACAAGCCTGGAGCAGCGACCCATTCGTCCTGCGCGAGGCGGACGGTCGGCTCTATGGCCGCGGCACCTGCGACATGAAGGGCTTTGCCGCCGTCGCACTGGCCGCCGTGCCGCAAATGGTCGCCGCCCCCCTGACCCGGCCGATCCACATCGCCCTGTCCTATGACGAGGAACTGGGGTGCATCGGTGCCCCGCCGATGATCGATTCGATGCTGCGCAGCGGTCCCAAGCCCTCGATGGTGGTTGTCGGCGAGCCCAGCAACATGCGCGTCATCACCGCGCACAAGGGAACGGCGGTCATCCGCGTCACGGTTCGCGGCCACTCGGTTCACTCCAGCCAGTGGGATCGCGGCGTCTCGGCGATCGCCAACGCTGCCCGCATCATTTCCTGGCTGGACGATCGCACCCGCGAAAACCAGCGCGCCGCCGATCCGGCCCTTGCGATGGATCCGCCCTTCACCACGCTCCATTGCGGCGTGATCGAGGGCGGCACGGCGGCCAATATCGTCTCGCGCTCCTGCTCGTTCTTCTGCGACATCCGCACCGTTCCCGGCGACACGCTGGAAGCCTGGCTGGAGCGGTTGGACGGCTTCATCCGCACGCAGATCGAGCCGGGCATGCACGCGATCCATCCGGACACCGGGGTCAGCGTGGAGAAGATCGCCTATGCCCCCGCTCTCAGCGAGGAGCAGGACGGTCCGGCCGAAGCGCTCGCCCGCCGTCTGACCGGCGACAACAGCCGCCAGATGGTCGTCTACGGCACCGAGGCCGGCCAGTTCCAGGAACGGGGCATTTCCGCCGTCGTGTGCGGCCCGGGCTCCATCGACCAGGCCCACCAGCCGGACGAGTTCATCGAGAAAGCGGAGATCGCCGCGGCGGACAGGTTCGTTTCGCGGCTGATCGCCGACATGTGCCGCTAG
- a CDS encoding RidA family protein produces MKTAITPADMAPPFARYSHAIEVPAGHRLVVCSGQLGIDSRGDVPADVEGQTRLCFENIRRILGAAGMDLSDIVRINAYVTGREHLPGYMKTRDEFTDSPPPASTLMIVSGFARPEFVVEVEVIAAAPQA; encoded by the coding sequence ATGAAAACAGCGATCACGCCCGCCGACATGGCCCCGCCGTTTGCCCGCTACAGCCACGCGATAGAGGTGCCGGCCGGGCACCGCCTGGTCGTCTGCTCAGGCCAGCTCGGCATCGATTCGCGAGGCGATGTGCCGGCCGATGTGGAAGGCCAGACCCGCCTGTGCTTCGAGAACATTCGCCGCATCCTTGGGGCCGCCGGAATGGACCTTTCGGACATTGTGCGGATCAACGCCTATGTGACGGGCCGCGAACATCTTCCCGGCTACATGAAGACGCGCGACGAGTTCACCGACTCGCCCCCGCCCGCCTCCACGCTGATGATCGTCTCGGGCTTCGCCAGACCCGAATTCGTGGTCGAGGTGGAAGTGATCGCTGCCGCTCCGCAGGCGTGA
- a CDS encoding ABC transporter permease: MLAFTIRRLLQAILVMLVVALISFTLFRFVGDPVNQMVGVETTPEQREALRERLGLNDPMLVQFGRFITKAAQFDFGTSYQFRQPVAELVGRRLPATLELSLVSALFALLVGIPMGVYTGLHRDSWLSKLFLSISLIGISLPTFFIGILLIFVFAVTLQWLPSFGRGEVVQLGWWSTGLLTWSGIKALILPAITLGLFQMTLIMRLVRSEMLEVIRTDYIKFARARGLRQRSINFRHALKNTLVPVITITGLQLGSIIAFAIITETVFQWPGMGLLFLQAVQNVDIPIMAAYLMLIAFLFVIINLIVDLLYFRVDPRLRVERAAH; this comes from the coding sequence ATGCTCGCCTTCACAATCCGCCGCCTCCTGCAGGCCATCCTGGTCATGCTTGTCGTGGCCCTGATCTCCTTCACCCTGTTCCGTTTCGTCGGCGACCCGGTCAACCAGATGGTCGGTGTCGAGACGACGCCAGAGCAACGCGAGGCGCTGCGCGAGCGCCTTGGCCTCAACGACCCGATGCTCGTCCAGTTCGGCCGCTTCATCACCAAGGCGGCACAGTTCGACTTCGGCACCTCCTACCAGTTCCGCCAACCCGTCGCCGAACTGGTCGGGCGCCGCTTGCCGGCGACCCTGGAGCTCTCCCTGGTCTCGGCCCTGTTCGCCCTGCTCGTCGGTATCCCGATGGGCGTCTACACGGGCCTGCACCGGGACAGCTGGCTGTCGAAACTCTTCCTGTCGATCTCGCTGATCGGCATCTCGCTCCCCACCTTCTTCATCGGCATTCTGCTGATCTTCGTCTTCGCAGTGACCCTGCAATGGCTGCCGAGTTTCGGCCGCGGCGAAGTCGTGCAACTGGGCTGGTGGTCCACGGGTCTGCTCACCTGGAGCGGCATCAAGGCGTTGATCCTGCCCGCCATCACGCTCGGCCTGTTCCAGATGACGCTGATCATGCGCCTGGTGCGGTCGGAGATGCTGGAAGTGATCCGCACCGACTACATCAAGTTCGCCCGCGCCCGGGGGTTGCGTCAGCGCAGCATCAACTTCCGACACGCACTCAAGAACACCCTCGTCCCGGTCATCACCATCACCGGCCTGCAGCTCGGCTCGATCATCGCCTTCGCCATCATCACCGAAACGGTGTTCCAGTGGCCGGGCATGGGCCTGCTGTTCCTGCAGGCGGTCCAGAATGTCGATATCCCGATCATGGCGGCCTACCTGATGCTGATCGCCTTCCTGTTCGTGATCATCAATCTGATCGTCGACCTGCTCTATTTCCGCGTCGATCCGCGCTTGCGGGTCGAGCGTGCAGCGCACTAG
- a CDS encoding ABC transporter substrate-binding protein, giving the protein MRIKSTIAAAALITSLLGTAASAETLRYAFQGTLNQLDPYSLNETFTLGTLGNVYEGLTRRAPDLTIEPGLAERWEILEPTRWRFYLRKGVKFHNGNDFTADDVVFSAERIRSEGSDLTTRIGADVKVEKVDDHTVDFVLTGPNPILHYEWDTWYIMDKEWTEANNAVKVTSASDTAPNYASLHANGTGSYKLISHEPGVKTTFEKNENWWDKVAGNIDKVEFTPIGSDATRVAALLSGELDMVFPIPVQDIKRVEDSPQTKALTGPELRTIFLGFDQKRDELLYSSVKGKNPFKDVRVRKAFYQAIDMDAIRDKVMRGLSTPSALLISPFQYSRSDEFKRHPYDPEASKALLAEAGYADGFSVGMDCPNDRYVNDEAICQAVASFLARVGIKVDLNAQPKAQYFAKVLASNGYDTSFYLLGWTPGSFDSWNVLHNITGCRDDKGKGGPFNLGGYCNPKVDELAAQILVENDATKRDELIAQAFTIVHEDVSHIPLHQQALAWGVAENVDVVQRADDQFHYRWVVKK; this is encoded by the coding sequence ATGCGCATCAAATCGACAATAGCTGCGGCAGCACTCATCACGTCGCTGCTGGGAACGGCTGCATCGGCAGAAACGCTCCGCTATGCCTTCCAGGGAACCCTGAACCAGCTCGATCCCTACTCCCTGAACGAGACCTTCACGCTTGGCACGCTCGGCAATGTCTACGAGGGTCTGACCCGGCGTGCTCCCGACCTCACGATCGAGCCCGGCCTGGCGGAGCGCTGGGAAATCCTTGAGCCGACCCGCTGGCGCTTCTATCTGCGCAAAGGCGTCAAGTTCCACAACGGCAACGACTTCACGGCCGACGACGTGGTGTTCTCCGCCGAGCGCATCCGTTCCGAAGGCTCGGACCTCACAACGCGCATCGGCGCCGACGTGAAGGTCGAGAAGGTCGACGATCACACCGTCGACTTCGTGCTGACCGGCCCGAATCCCATTCTCCACTACGAGTGGGACACCTGGTACATCATGGACAAGGAATGGACCGAGGCGAACAACGCCGTGAAGGTCACCTCCGCGTCCGACACCGCGCCGAACTATGCCTCGCTGCACGCCAACGGCACGGGCTCCTACAAGCTCATCAGCCATGAGCCGGGCGTGAAGACCACGTTCGAGAAGAACGAGAACTGGTGGGACAAGGTCGCCGGCAACATCGACAAGGTCGAGTTCACGCCGATCGGCTCCGACGCGACCCGCGTCGCGGCGCTGCTGTCGGGCGAGCTCGACATGGTGTTCCCGATCCCGGTGCAGGACATCAAGCGCGTCGAGGACAGCCCGCAGACCAAGGCCCTCACCGGTCCGGAGCTGCGCACCATCTTCCTCGGCTTCGACCAGAAGCGCGACGAGCTGCTCTATTCCAGCGTGAAGGGCAAGAACCCGTTCAAGGACGTGCGGGTCCGCAAAGCCTTCTACCAGGCCATCGACATGGACGCGATCCGCGACAAGGTGATGCGCGGCCTGTCGACCCCGTCCGCCCTGCTGATCTCGCCGTTCCAGTACTCGCGGTCGGACGAGTTCAAGCGTCACCCGTATGATCCCGAGGCCTCCAAGGCCCTGCTCGCCGAGGCCGGCTATGCGGACGGCTTCTCGGTCGGCATGGACTGCCCGAACGATCGCTACGTCAACGACGAGGCGATCTGCCAGGCGGTTGCCTCCTTCCTTGCCCGCGTCGGCATCAAGGTGGATCTCAACGCCCAGCCCAAAGCGCAGTATTTCGCCAAGGTGCTGGCCTCGAACGGCTACGACACCTCGTTCTACCTGCTCGGCTGGACCCCGGGTTCCTTCGACAGCTGGAACGTGCTGCACAACATCACCGGCTGCCGCGACGACAAGGGTAAGGGTGGCCCCTTCAACCTCGGCGGCTACTGCAATCCGAAGGTCGACGAGCTGGCAGCGCAGATTCTCGTCGAGAACGACGCGACCAAGCGCGACGAGCTGATTGCCCAGGCTTTCACCATCGTGCATGAGGACGTGTCCCACATCCCGCTGCACCAGCAGGCGCTGGCCTGGGGTGTCGCCGAGAACGTCGACGTCGTGCAGCGTGCGGACGACCAGTTCCACTATCGCTGGGTCGTCAAGAAGTAA
- a CDS encoding adenylate/guanylate cyclase domain-containing protein, giving the protein MAQKKTSASADGQGIRQRLRLGSGLVLLAFAFSHFLNHMLGIWSIEAMEAGRQVFLAIWRSPPGEILLLSALLVHIALALWKTARRRSLRLSAWQWAQLLLGLSIPFLLLPHAIGTGGLAYRFGYEDTYRNVLTVLWPGLIFNQTVLMLLVWLHGMIGVHFWLRLKPGYAPFKPFLFALALLVPVLASWGWIDAGRRLRLTENTPFPLTQEMTSWSDPLVTFLRNGFYALVALVVVVIVLRALVRRSRQTIEITYPGDRVVKVAPGPTLLEISKMNGIPHADVCGGRARCSTCRTRILDGLDTLPAPSATEAKVLTRISAGEDIRLACQVRPEAPLKVQPLVPASGAVRVAGSDGDAYHWGVEQPAAILFIDLRNFTGLAETRLSYDVVFLLNRYLGETARAIEACGGYVDKFIGDGVMAIFGMKDGLQAGCRNALAATSAIAETMERLNVELGPQLSAPLRVGMGLHAGPVILGRIGAVSGNGASGRITALGDVVNIASRLETATKELGHSLVVSSAVLEAAGYTCDLTGRTEIAVRGRREPLDVFALDPPAHLVDTLGKSSPSPA; this is encoded by the coding sequence ATGGCACAGAAGAAGACGTCCGCATCTGCGGACGGACAGGGAATCCGGCAGCGGCTCAGGCTGGGCAGCGGCCTTGTGCTGCTCGCCTTCGCGTTCAGCCACTTCCTCAACCACATGCTCGGCATCTGGTCGATCGAGGCGATGGAGGCCGGACGGCAGGTATTTCTTGCCATCTGGCGCAGCCCGCCCGGCGAAATCCTGCTGCTCTCGGCCCTCTTGGTGCACATCGCACTCGCCCTGTGGAAGACTGCCCGCCGCCGCAGCCTTCGCCTTTCAGCCTGGCAGTGGGCGCAGCTCCTGCTCGGGCTGTCCATACCCTTCCTCCTGCTGCCCCATGCCATCGGCACCGGCGGGTTGGCTTATCGCTTCGGCTATGAGGACACCTACCGCAACGTGCTCACGGTCCTGTGGCCCGGCCTGATTTTCAACCAGACCGTCTTGATGCTGCTGGTCTGGCTGCACGGCATGATCGGGGTGCACTTCTGGCTCCGCCTGAAGCCCGGCTACGCACCGTTCAAGCCGTTTCTGTTCGCCCTAGCGCTTCTCGTGCCCGTATTGGCGTCCTGGGGCTGGATCGACGCGGGCCGCCGACTGCGCCTGACGGAGAACACGCCGTTCCCCCTGACCCAGGAAATGACCTCCTGGTCCGATCCACTGGTCACCTTTTTGCGCAACGGCTTTTATGCACTGGTTGCGCTGGTCGTCGTCGTCATCGTCCTCAGGGCGCTTGTCCGCCGCTCGCGCCAGACTATCGAGATCACCTACCCGGGCGACCGGGTGGTGAAGGTCGCCCCCGGCCCGACATTGCTGGAAATCAGCAAGATGAACGGCATTCCCCATGCCGATGTCTGCGGCGGGCGCGCGCGCTGCTCGACATGCCGGACCCGCATTCTCGACGGGCTGGACACGCTGCCCGCCCCGTCCGCCACCGAAGCCAAGGTGCTGACCAGGATCAGCGCGGGCGAGGACATCCGCCTCGCCTGCCAAGTGCGGCCGGAAGCTCCCCTCAAGGTCCAGCCCCTGGTGCCGGCAAGCGGCGCTGTGCGGGTCGCCGGATCCGATGGCGATGCCTATCACTGGGGCGTGGAGCAGCCGGCGGCAATCCTGTTCATCGACCTGCGCAACTTCACGGGCCTTGCCGAAACCCGCCTTTCCTACGACGTCGTGTTCCTGCTCAACCGCTATCTTGGCGAGACCGCCCGCGCCATCGAAGCCTGCGGCGGCTATGTCGACAAGTTCATCGGCGACGGCGTGATGGCGATCTTCGGCATGAAGGACGGTCTGCAGGCCGGGTGCCGTAACGCCCTGGCAGCAACCAGTGCCATCGCGGAAACCATGGAGCGGCTGAATGTCGAACTCGGCCCGCAGCTCAGCGCGCCGCTGCGGGTCGGCATGGGCCTGCATGCCGGGCCGGTGATCCTCGGCCGCATCGGCGCGGTCAGCGGCAACGGTGCCAGCGGCCGCATCACCGCGCTCGGCGATGTCGTCAACATCGCCAGCCGGCTGGAGACCGCAACGAAGGAACTGGGCCACAGTCTCGTCGTGTCGAGCGCCGTGCTGGAGGCTGCCGGCTACACCTGCGACCTGACGGGCAGAACGGAGATCGCGGTCAGAGGCCGACGCGAGCCGCTCGATGTTTTCGCTCTCGACCCGCCGGCGCACCTGGTCGATACTCTCGGCAAGTCGTCTCCTTCCCCCGCCTGA
- a CDS encoding creatininase family protein, with protein MTDLPRRFWHEMTAFDFANADTSSWVAVLPVAAIEQHGPHLPVFTDTCIAEGQISRVLELLPRDVPATFLPVQAVGKSNEHISSPGTLTLSWETATRAWVEIGESVFRAGVRKLVLVTSHGGNVPLIDIVARELRVKHDMLVTATGWSRFGQPHGIFPDKEFTYGIHGGDVETSLMLYLRPDLVDMRKAEDFRSTQLDFLREFKHLRGHGPAQFGWKAQDLNPAGTVGNAAAANAAKGEASLDHAARGFVDLLKDMHAFDLDRLWKPDGDA; from the coding sequence ATGACAGACCTGCCCCGCCGCTTCTGGCACGAGATGACCGCCTTCGACTTTGCCAACGCCGACACCTCGTCGTGGGTCGCGGTGCTGCCCGTGGCGGCGATCGAGCAGCATGGCCCTCACCTGCCTGTGTTCACCGACACCTGCATCGCCGAGGGCCAGATCTCGCGGGTGCTGGAACTTTTGCCGCGCGACGTGCCGGCAACGTTCCTGCCCGTTCAGGCCGTCGGTAAGTCCAACGAGCACATCTCCTCGCCGGGCACGCTGACGCTGTCGTGGGAAACGGCGACCCGTGCCTGGGTCGAGATCGGCGAAAGCGTGTTTCGCGCCGGCGTGCGCAAGCTTGTCCTGGTCACCTCGCATGGCGGCAACGTGCCCTTGATCGACATCGTTGCCCGCGAGCTGCGTGTGAAGCATGACATGCTGGTCACCGCGACCGGCTGGTCACGTTTCGGTCAGCCGCACGGCATCTTCCCGGACAAGGAATTCACCTACGGCATCCATGGCGGTGACGTCGAGACATCGCTGATGCTGTATCTGCGCCCGGATCTGGTCGACATGCGCAAGGCGGAGGATTTCCGCTCCACCCAGCTCGACTTCCTGCGCGAATTCAAGCACCTGCGCGGCCACGGCCCGGCCCAGTTCGGCTGGAAGGCCCAGGACCTCAATCCGGCAGGAACGGTGGGCAATGCAGCTGCGGCCAACGCTGCCAAGGGCGAAGCCTCGCTCGATCATGCCGCGCGCGGCTTCGTCGATCTGCTCAAGGACATGCACGCCTTCGACCTCGACCGGCTGTGGAAGCCGGACGGCGACGCCTGA
- a CDS encoding ABC transporter permease, with translation MTNATDESAIKQDARGRSRLSRMLDSDIMHSFLRSKVTILSAIVTLLFLFGAALAPWIAPHNPFDLASISILDARLPPVGMEYSDPNYLLGTDDQGRDVFSGILYGARISIAVGFLSVFFAAIVGVLLGLIAGYVGGKVDAVIMRVAEVQLTFPAILIALLVDGVARAVFGNLDRERFAFWILVFSIALSFWVQFARTVRGSTLVERNKEYVQAARLIGIPPFLIMIRHVLPNVIGPVLVIATINLGLAIITEATLSFLGVGIPPTQPSLGTLVRIGNDFLFSGEWWIAMFPGCALAVLVLAVNLLGDWLRDALNPKLR, from the coding sequence ATGACCAATGCCACCGACGAGAGCGCAATCAAGCAGGACGCGCGCGGCCGCAGCAGGCTGTCGCGCATGCTCGACAGCGACATCATGCACTCCTTCCTGCGGTCGAAGGTCACCATCCTCTCCGCGATCGTGACGCTCTTGTTCCTGTTCGGCGCGGCCCTTGCGCCCTGGATCGCCCCGCATAATCCGTTCGACCTCGCCAGTATCTCCATTCTCGATGCACGGTTGCCGCCGGTCGGCATGGAGTATTCCGATCCGAACTATCTTCTGGGCACCGACGACCAGGGCCGCGACGTGTTCTCGGGCATCCTGTACGGCGCCCGCATCTCCATCGCCGTCGGCTTCCTGTCGGTGTTCTTCGCCGCTATCGTCGGCGTGCTGCTGGGACTGATCGCCGGCTATGTCGGCGGCAAGGTCGATGCGGTCATCATGCGCGTGGCCGAAGTGCAGCTGACCTTCCCGGCGATCCTGATCGCGCTGCTGGTCGATGGCGTCGCCCGCGCCGTCTTCGGCAATCTCGACCGCGAACGCTTCGCATTCTGGATTCTGGTCTTCTCCATCGCACTGTCCTTCTGGGTTCAGTTCGCCCGTACGGTGCGCGGCTCGACGCTGGTGGAGCGCAACAAGGAATATGTGCAGGCTGCCCGGCTGATCGGCATCCCGCCCTTCCTGATCATGATCCGGCATGTGCTGCCCAACGTCATCGGGCCGGTGCTGGTCATCGCTACGATCAATCTCGGCCTCGCGATCATCACCGAGGCGACCCTGTCGTTCCTCGGCGTCGGCATCCCGCCCACCCAGCCCTCGCTCGGAACGCTGGTGCGCATCGGCAACGACTTCCTGTTCTCGGGAGAGTGGTGGATTGCGATGTTCCCCGGCTGCGCGCTCGCCGTGCTGGTGCTGGCGGTGAACCTTCTGGGCGATTGGCTGCGCGATGCCCTCAACCCGAAACTGCGCTGA
- a CDS encoding 8-oxoguanine deaminase, translating into MRMWIKDPLAILADNAARGIVVEEGRIAECVPAGQEPSSPVDTTYDASSEVVIPGLINTHHHFFQTLTRAHPSAINKELFPWLQALYPIWARNVTPETFRLGTRLALTELLMSGCTAASDHHYLFPAGLENAMDIQVEEATRLGIRMTVTRGSMNLSQKDGGLPPDTAVQDEDTILADCERVLSRYHDTSEGAMIQVALAPCAPFTVTKRLMRESVTLAERFDCRLHTHLGETIDEDDYCLHHFQCRPVDYLEECGWLNERVWLAHGIHFNDDEVRRLGHACVGVCHCPTSNMTLASGQCRTKELEAAGCPVGLGVDGSASNDNSNLMESLRHALMINRLTYDAASVTHFDTYRWATEGSARCLGRKDLGAIAVGKQADLAFYRLDELRFSGAGDPLAALILCGAHSANRVMVAGDWKVIDARPVHMDIERLRAEHGAAAKRFLEAL; encoded by the coding sequence ATGCGCATGTGGATCAAGGACCCGCTCGCAATCCTTGCCGACAATGCCGCCCGCGGCATCGTGGTGGAGGAGGGACGCATCGCCGAATGCGTGCCGGCCGGGCAGGAGCCGTCGAGCCCGGTGGACACCACCTACGACGCCTCTTCCGAAGTGGTCATCCCCGGGCTCATCAACACCCACCACCATTTCTTCCAGACGCTGACCCGGGCCCATCCCAGCGCCATCAACAAGGAGCTGTTTCCCTGGCTCCAGGCGCTCTACCCGATCTGGGCCAGAAACGTCACGCCGGAGACCTTCCGGCTCGGCACGCGTCTCGCCCTCACCGAGTTGCTGATGTCGGGCTGCACCGCCGCCTCGGACCATCACTATCTCTTTCCCGCCGGGCTCGAGAACGCGATGGATATCCAGGTGGAAGAGGCAACGCGTCTCGGCATCCGCATGACGGTGACGCGCGGCTCGATGAATCTCAGCCAGAAGGATGGCGGCCTGCCCCCCGACACGGCCGTGCAGGACGAGGACACGATCCTTGCCGACTGCGAGCGGGTGCTGTCGCGCTATCACGACACGTCAGAAGGCGCGATGATCCAGGTGGCTCTTGCCCCTTGCGCGCCCTTCACCGTCACCAAGCGGCTGATGCGCGAGAGCGTCACCCTGGCCGAGCGCTTCGACTGTCGCCTGCACACGCATCTCGGCGAGACCATCGACGAGGACGATTACTGCCTGCACCATTTCCAGTGCCGCCCCGTCGACTATCTCGAGGAATGCGGATGGCTCAACGAGCGTGTCTGGCTGGCCCACGGCATCCATTTCAACGATGACGAGGTACGGCGTCTCGGCCATGCCTGCGTCGGCGTCTGCCATTGCCCGACGTCCAACATGACGCTGGCCTCCGGTCAGTGTCGGACGAAGGAGCTGGAAGCGGCGGGCTGTCCGGTGGGCCTCGGCGTCGACGGCTCGGCCTCCAACGACAATTCCAATCTGATGGAGAGCCTGCGCCACGCCTTGATGATCAACCGGCTGACCTACGACGCGGCCTCGGTAACCCATTTCGACACCTACCGCTGGGCGACGGAAGGATCGGCGCGCTGCCTCGGCCGCAAGGACCTGGGCGCCATCGCCGTCGGCAAGCAGGCGGACCTTGCCTTTTACCGGCTCGACGAGCTTCGCTTTTCCGGTGCCGGCGATCCGCTTGCCGCGCTGATCCTGTGCGGTGCCCACAGCGCGAACCGCGTGATGGTGGCCGGAGACTGGAAAGTGATCGACGCTCGCCCCGTGCACATGGACATCGAACGCCTGCGCGCCGAGCACGGCGCTGCTGCAAAGCGCTTCCTGGAAGCACTTTGA
- a CDS encoding ABC transporter ATP-binding protein, whose protein sequence is MTRHPLLSVKDLRVEFPTRRGVLTAIDGISFNLREGEVLGVVGESGAGKSITGTAVIGLLEPPGRIAGGEIRLKGERIDNLSPAAMRKLRGKRIGMVFQDPLTSLNPLFTIGDQIIETIMTHLPVSEREARDRAVALLEEVGIPAAGQRLSAYPHQFSGGMRQRVVIALALCAEPELVIADEPTTALDVSVQSQIIRLLQRVCRDHGTAVMLITHDMGVIAETADRVAVMYSGRIAEIGPVKDVIKSPSHPYTIGLMGAIPSLTGDHDRLTQIPGSMPRLDSIPSGCAFNPRCSLTMDRCRVERPDLMPAGESHAACWKLLETEGAGR, encoded by the coding sequence ATGACGAGACATCCCCTGCTTTCCGTGAAGGACCTTCGGGTCGAATTCCCCACCCGTCGCGGCGTGCTGACGGCGATCGACGGCATCTCGTTCAACCTGCGCGAAGGTGAAGTGCTGGGCGTCGTCGGCGAGTCCGGCGCAGGCAAATCGATCACCGGCACGGCGGTGATCGGCCTGCTCGAGCCACCCGGGCGCATTGCCGGCGGCGAGATCCGCCTCAAGGGCGAGCGCATCGACAACCTGTCGCCGGCCGCAATGCGCAAGCTGCGCGGCAAGCGCATCGGCATGGTCTTTCAAGACCCGCTGACCAGCCTCAATCCGCTCTTCACCATCGGCGACCAGATCATCGAAACGATCATGACGCACCTGCCCGTCTCCGAGCGGGAGGCGCGCGACCGGGCGGTGGCGCTGCTGGAGGAAGTCGGCATTCCGGCGGCCGGACAACGACTGTCCGCCTATCCGCATCAGTTCTCGGGAGGCATGCGCCAACGCGTGGTGATCGCCCTTGCCCTGTGCGCCGAGCCGGAACTGGTGATCGCAGACGAACCGACCACCGCTCTCGACGTTTCGGTGCAGTCGCAGATCATCCGCCTTCTGCAGCGCGTATGCCGCGACCACGGCACGGCGGTGATGCTGATCACCCACGACATGGGCGTCATCGCCGAGACCGCCGACCGGGTGGCCGTGATGTATTCCGGGCGCATCGCCGAGATCGGACCGGTCAAGGATGTCATCAAGTCTCCCAGCCACCCCTACACGATCGGTCTGATGGGCGCGATTCCCTCCCTCACCGGAGACCACGACCGGCTGACCCAGATCCCCGGGTCCATGCCCCGGCTCGATTCCATTCCCAGCGGCTGCGCCTTCAATCCGCGCTGCTCGCTGACGATGGACCGCTGCCGCGTCGAACGGCCCGACCTGATGCCCGCCGGCGAAAGCCACGCCGCCTGCTGGAAACTGCTGGAAACCGAAGGGGCAGGCCGATGA